One stretch of Arachis duranensis cultivar V14167 chromosome 1, aradu.V14167.gnm2.J7QH, whole genome shotgun sequence DNA includes these proteins:
- the LOC107461927 gene encoding DEK domain-containing chromatin-associated protein 4 has product MGEEEPVTEVSKADSNGKSLLEKTLNEGAEKKDLGTDGGNVLENNGVKRLKGAEINGANEEKRADGVEEIEGDKKVGSAEEAKDDKKIEEAKDDKKVEDVKEVKKDKKDDDVEEENEDKKDDGAEVEEDKEVNSVEEVKENKEVVSVEEGKEDKEIDGVKEVSEVKKDDDGLKPENEKTDADEVKESKEEKEKVEAEKPEVDAMEVDGNTKDMQESGEKEDKEKIEVELDGNKEEEDEDVDNAGKSKEEDKAEDNKDNKGSKKRSRGKVNGEKVKEKKKELTKIEPRTPTVDRPVRERKSVERLVASIEKDANKEFHIEKGRGTPLKDIPNVAFKLSRRKTDDTFKLLHTILFGRRGKDYGIGGRLSCCDPLWFCQIIQILLLQEKHMIKVKEKFDKCNKEKLLEFCDVLDIAIAKATTRKEDIISKLIDFLVAPHATTTVLLAEKEKGRKRKRVVKRGTSRSGITTSRRSTKSRKKNEDSSPAEETRSDTENESEDEEKDKENEEENENGVHDKSEDETPEKSESEDESDSASESEDDKKRKQNSKASSTKKESATKSKTESVTVTKKSRSTPKRTPKKSSATTTKVDDEGDESPKVFSRKKQNDKAGKQKTSTPSKSASKEKTEKVTKGKGKKNQKKIPTDDQLRNSICEILKEVDFNTATFTDILKQLATRFDLDLTPRKASIKIMIQEELTKLADEADEEDEEDAEKGETQPTGQEVET; this is encoded by the exons ATGGGTGAGGAAGAACCTGTGACTGAAGTTTCCAAAGCAGATTCAAATGGCAAGAGTTTGTTGGAGAAAACTTTAAATGAAGGGGCAGAAAAGAAGGACTTGGGAACTGATGGAGGAAATGTCttggagaataatggagtaaAAAGGTTGAAAGGGGCTGAAATAAATGGAGCTAATGAAGAGAAGAGAGCTGATGGTGTGGAAGAGATTGAAGGAGATAAAAAGGTTGGTAGTGCAGAAGAAGCAAAAGATGACAAGAAAATTGAAGAAGCAAAGGATGACAAGAAAGTTGAAGATGTGAAAGAAGTAAAAAAGGACAAGAAAGATGATGATGTGGAAGAAGAAAACGAGGACAAGAAAGATGATGGTGCAGAAGTCGAAGAGGATAAGGAAGTTAACAGTGTTGAAGAAGTAAAGGAAAATAAGGAAGTTGTTAGTGTGGAAGAAGGAAAGGAGGATAAGGAAATTGATGGTGTGAAAGAAGTATCAGAGGTTAAGAAAGATGATGATGGACTTAAACCTGAGAATGAGAAAACAGATGCAGATGAGGTCAAGGAAAgtaaagaagaaaaggaaaaggttgAAGCTGAAAAACCAGAAGTGGATGCAATGGAAGTAGATGGTAACACTAAAGACATGCAGGAGAGTGGGGAAAAGGAAGACAAGGAGAAAATTGAAGTAGAGCTGGACGGCAACAAGGAAGAGGAGGATGAGGATGTGGATAATGCTGGAAAGtcaaaagaagaagacaaaGCTGAAGATAACAAGGATAATAAAGGATCGAAAAAGCGTTCGAGAGGGAAGGTCAATGGGGAGAAagtgaaagagaaaaagaaggaatTGACGAAGATAGAGCCAAGGACTCCAACTGTTGATCGTCCTGTTCGAGAGAGGAAATCTGTTGAGAGGTTGGTAGCATCAATAGAGAAAGATGCAAACAAAGAATTCCACATTGAAAAG GGTCGTGGTACACCTTTAAAAGATATACCCAATG TGGCATTTAAATTATCTAGAAGGAAGACTGATGATACTTTCAAGTTGCTCCATACAATTCTCTTTGGAAGGAGAGGGAAG GATTATGGAATTGGTGGGCGTCTCTCATGTTGTGATCCCCTGTGGTTCTGTCAAATAATCCAAATATTGTTGCTGCAGGAAAAGCATATGATCAAAGTTAAGGAAAAATTTGACAAGTGTAACAAAGAAAAACTACTGGAATTTTGTGATGTGCTTGACATAGCAATTGCCAAGGCAACAACAAGGAAG GAAGATATTATTTCCAAGTTGATTGACTTCTTAGTTGCTCCTCATGCAACCACAACTGTGCTACTTgcagaaaaagaaaag GGAAGAAAGCGCAAGCGTGTTGTGAAACGAGGTACTTCAAGGTCTGGGATAACAACTTCAAGACGTTCTACTAAG AGTCGGAAGAAAAATGAAGATTCTTCACCAGCAGAGGAAACAAGGAGTGACACAGAAAATGAGTCTGAGGATGAagagaaagacaaagaaaatgaGGAGGAAAATGAAAATGGTGTTCATGACAAATCTGAGGATGAAACGCCAGAGAAATCTGAAAGTGAGGATGAAAGTGATTCTGCAAGTGAATCTGAAGATgataaaaaaaggaaacaaaattcaaaagcatCATCCACAAAGAAAGAATCTGCTACAAAAAGTAAAACTGAGAGCGTTACAGTTACGAAAAAATCTCGGTCAACACCAAAGAGGACACCTAAGAAATCATCAGCCACCACTACCAAGGTTGATGATGAGGGCGATGAAAGTCCAAAGGTCTTTTCAAGAAAGAAGCAAAATGATAAGGCTGGAAAGCAGAAGACATCAACTCCATCCAAGTCTGCTTCCAAAGAGAAAACAG AAAAAGTTACCaaaggaaagggcaagaagaaTCAGAAAAAGATCCCCACTGATGATCAGCTGCGCAATtcaatttgtgaaattcttAAAGAAGTTGATTTCAATACG GCCACATTTACTGATATTCTGAAGCAACTTG CCACACGTTTTGATTTGGATCTCACACCGAGAAAGGCATCTATAAAGATCATGATTCAAGAGGAGCTGACAAAGCTAGCTGATGAAGCAGacgaagaagatgaagaggatgcTGAGAAAGGGGAAACCCAACCTACTGGCCAGGAAGTTGAAACCTGA